The DNA window AACAGTCATGATTTTGCAACATCTACAAAAAGGGTTATTAAGATTTTAACATCGAACAAAACCTAACCTTCTTGTCAATGTTTGTACAATAAACAGTCCTTGCACACATCTCCCGTTCATCTTCAGACTGAAAATGTCAAATGAGTGAAGCTCAGACAAGGTGAATGTAAGAGCCTGACCTAAGTATAAAATTGAAAACTAACCCTGGGCAAATAAGCATGATTAACAGGAGCAATTGCAGTTTTGGATGGAAGAACCCTAACAGGGTAATAACCAAGCATAGTTCCTGCCAAACTCAAAGAATTCCTAGCCCCTTCTGCAATCATTCAACAAAATTGAGCCATTTTCACAAATCATAAAGTAAAACCAACAAGAACCCGTAATACCTTCATCAGTAAACTCAACAAACGCAAACTTTAAAATAGAATTAGGATCACCACAAACTCGACAGTCCACAACCTTCATCAACCAAATTCACAAATTCAATTTGAGGGTTTTTAACAAAAACAGTCATTACAAGTCATCATCACTTACCTGTCCACAGGTTTGAAAAAGTGTTGCAAGTTGTTCTTCAGTAACCTGATGATCAATATCAGATACATATACAGTCTTTCTAATAACTTCTTCTCTTTGAGCAACACTAGTGCGGCTGTTCATCCTTCTTTTTCCATTAGCATAGTTATTCTTCTTCTGAGTATGAAAACCCAGATTCAGAAACTAATAAAGTGAATCAAATGAACATAAAAAGGTATGTATGAGAAGATGAATATAATACCCGACGAAGATTATTTCCATCAGGAACAGGTTGAATTAGGTAATTATTAGCATATGCTAGATGGATCGGAGAAAAGGGTACTGATCGATTGATTGTTAGTGAAGGAGGAATGAATTCTTCAGCTAATGGATTCAATTTAGATAACATTTCTTCCAAATCCCTCATTTCTCTCTTAAAACCCTCACCACCCACATCATCATTTGACAGTATCTGATGATCCTGATTAGTGAACCCATTCTGAACTAGATTCATCGGAGCCGGAGCAATCTCCTGCTCCTCTTCTTTGTCCTGTATCTGAAAATTCTGATCAATCGATTCTGTACGATTAGAAGAAGGAACAACAACATTATTGATCCCAGCGTTTTCAGTAACTGCCATGATTTCTTTTACACTCTCGATGATCTAGTTCTACTTtgttcaaacaaacaaaaacaagaacaaaaaAGCAAGATTATCATCAAGAACAGGATAAGTCTTGGCATAAAGGAAATCATAAGTAAATAACATTTACCCAGTAATTTGATGTTAAATCTCATCCATGGGTATGAAAAAAGATAGGATTTGGGTCTGAAAACATTAAtgattcatcatcatcttcaagaaATGTTACATGAAGAAGAAAGACTTTcaagaaaatgttttttttagagagagaaagactaTATTGGtgaagaaacaaatattaagacaagtgcaaaaataaataaaatgggttataaaaataaatattaataaataaattatatataaaagaggaAAAAAGTGATGCTTTGGATGGTCCGTTTACAGTTTCCACCACCGAAGCACTTTTTGTatcttttcaaaaatcaatagataattattaatattaagttataaCAATCTGAATTGATCTTATTTATTAGATGGATAAGTTgtgtttaaatataatgtttatctcatattaattaaaatctttatatataaaaaataatatttttaagtgatttaataattaaaattgttttgagaaaaaatttaattgaagtTAGGGTAATCTagatatcaaatttgatgaacaattttttaaaaaaaatcgttgAAAAAGTTGAGTGTTACTTCATAGACGAACTCAATTGAGTTTTTCAGCAAGTCGAACGAATCAATGCAACGTTTTGgaaatttttttaccaaatatttaaacgacaattaaaattatcattagtCGAGTGTTAGTAAGCATCACCGAAAAAAGTTCGATCAAATAATAATGGATCATCTACACATATgtctaaaataatgaaaaaatcgTACAAATAATAGAATGATAAATGTAAGGGGTCTCCATATAAAATATGGAATACAGTAAttctttattaaaaacaataaaataaaataactttaaatttgattatttcgtCTCATTTACTATTAAGAAGATAATGGGCACGGACTTGAGAATGGATCACCAACACAATGAGAGGGTACCGTATGAATAACAAACAACTCACCAACGATTAAGAGTTTTATTTGGATTACAAAATTCTGAAAAATTCAAGACGGAAAAATCGATTTGACTAAACATGATGCTGAATCGAACAAAAACACTGCAACAACTAAAATTtcaatgataaataaaaacaatgcatcttttcataaattatttttaaagtttattttttttagagggaaaagaaaaatcaacttaaaaaaaattattaatttaataaattatctatttttgaaaaaaaaatagaattaattcaaataaagagtTACATATCAAAAGTTAAATGGTAAAATAATGTCaacaaaattaaatcaattaaataaaaatttaaatattaaataatattacatatttgtaataattaaaattctaagaaaaaatattaaataattttagttagaCTCCAAAGATTTGTAACGATAGGTGATAGAATAAAGTAAGTTGAACAACCAATTAAATGATGTTAGAAAAACCTCTACTAAATATTTTGAACGACAATGATAAACAACGCCAAAATATGTTAGGTCAAGTAACAATTACGGTGTAGAAAAAAAAACGATGTACCTTTCGAtgctaaaaaattatttaaaaaataaataaaaggttaaggagagaaacttaataaattagttttgaaatttatataagtaatatatataagaattagTGTTTCATAAAATAGACTCATCCTAGGACCacctattttaaatttaaaatgtccactttttattaaagtatatagtgtatttgttttttttatataaattattatttatctacaattaaattagaataattagtTGATGTGagaaatataatagtttttttcatttaaatttggGAACTAGGTGTGATGGGTCAATTTTTGGGATAAGTTTAAATTCGATTTTCTTACTTCGGTAATattatatcaagtatatatcaaatattaggtcaatttgataattatttgaatatatgatattttatatttaataattcatatttaacctcttttaaactaattttgaacaactaattaaaaattaaataaaaaaatataaatataataactacTTAAAAACAACTCttcttattaaacaaaaaaaattgatatatctttaaaacttattaattaatgttaactaatataatacaaatcaaaataaaattagttctattatttaaatagatCAAATATCTTTCTTACTATATCAATCATTTACACTTTATCAATGAACCTTATAATCGGTTCATTCAATGTCTTTTTAATTCAGATTAGATCGATATGATGGTTAAGATTCATATCGACGTGAATGTTCACCCTTACATTtcttacattttattattatatt is part of the Impatiens glandulifera chromosome 1, dImpGla2.1, whole genome shotgun sequence genome and encodes:
- the LOC124944660 gene encoding polyadenylate-binding protein-interacting protein 11-like isoform X2, with protein sequence MAVTENAGINNVVVPSSNRTESIDQNFQIQDKEEEQEIAPAPMNLVQNGFTNQDHQILSNDDVGGEGFKREMRDLEEMLSKLNPLAEEFIPPSLTINRSVPFSPIHLAYANNYLIQPVPDGNNLRRKNNYANGKRRMNSRTSVAQREEVIRKTVYVSDIDHQVTEEQLATLFQTCGQVVDCRVCGDPNSILKFAFVEFTDEEGARNSLSLAGTMLGYYPVRVLPSKTAIAPVNHAYLPRSEDEREMCARTVYCTNIDKKVTQGDVKLFFETLCGEVLRLRLLGDYQHSTRIAFVEFIMAESAIAALNCSGAVLGSLPIRVSPSKTPVRPRAPRSPMQ
- the LOC124944660 gene encoding polyadenylate-binding protein-interacting protein 11-like isoform X1 — translated: MAVTENAGINNVVVPSSNRTESIDQNFQIQDKEEEQEIAPAPMNLVQNGFTNQDHQILSNDDVGGEGFKREMRDLEEMLSKLNPLAEEFIPPSLTINRSVPFSPIHLAYANNYLIQPVPDGNNLRRKKNNYANGKRRMNSRTSVAQREEVIRKTVYVSDIDHQVTEEQLATLFQTCGQVVDCRVCGDPNSILKFAFVEFTDEEGARNSLSLAGTMLGYYPVRVLPSKTAIAPVNHAYLPRSEDEREMCARTVYCTNIDKKVTQGDVKLFFETLCGEVLRLRLLGDYQHSTRIAFVEFIMAESAIAALNCSGAVLGSLPIRVSPSKTPVRPRAPRSPMQ